The following are encoded in a window of Parambassis ranga chromosome 15, fParRan2.1, whole genome shotgun sequence genomic DNA:
- the LOC114447057 gene encoding calcineurin subunit B type 1: MGNEASYPLEMCSHFDADEIKRLGKRFKKLDLDNSGSLSVEEFMSLPELQQNPLVQRVIDIFDTDGNGEVDFKEFIEGVSQFSVKGDKEQKLRFAFRIYDMDKDGYISNGELFQVLKMMVGNNLKDTQLQQIVDKTIINADKDGDGRISFEEFCAVVGGLDIHKKMVVDV, from the exons TCGATGCTGATGAGATTAAGAGGCTAGGGAAGAGGTTTAAGAAACTCGACCTAGATAACTCTGGCTCACTCAGCGTGGAGGAGTTCATGTCTCTGCCGGAGCTGCAACAGAACCCACTGGTGCAAAGGGTTATTGACATATTCGACACGGATGGGAATGGAGAAGTGGACTTTAAAG AGTTTATCGAGGGAGTCTCACAGTTCAGTGTCAAGGGCGACAAAGAACAGAAGCTCCGGT TTGCTTTCAGGATTTATGACATGGACAAGGATGGCTACATCTCCAATGGCGAGCTATTCCAGGTGCTGAAGATGATGGTAGGCAACAACCTGAAGGACACGCAGCTCCAGCAGATCGTGGACAAGACCATTATCAATGCAGACAAGGACGGAGATGGCAGGATATCCTTTGAAGAGTTCTGTGCA GTGGTTGGTGGTCTCGATATACACAAAAAGATGGTGGTGGACGTGTGA
- the pno1 gene encoding RNA-binding protein PNO1: protein MDADKNSNPDAGAVSESKDDTESFTKVKSKKTQKRKREQDGADMDTEGSVAHKRPQFPPISGDKLRGPDEMRKIPVPAHRYTPLKENWLKIFTPIVENLQLQVRFNLKTRNVEIKTCKETQDISSLTKATDFVRAFVLGFQVEDALALIRLDELFLESFDITDVKPLKGDHLSRAIGRIAGKGGKTKFTIENVTKTRIVLAETKVHILGSFQNIKMARTAICNLILGSPPSKVYGNIRVVASRSAERF, encoded by the exons ATGGACGCCGATAAAAATTCAAACCCAGACGCTGGAGCGGTCAGTGAGAGTAAGGATGACACAGAGTCGTTCACAAAGGTAAAGTCTAAAAAGACTCAGAAGCGAAAACGTGAACAAGATGGAGCGGACATGGACACAGAGGGGTCCGTGGCACACAAACGGCCACAGTTTCCACCGATTTCAGGCGACAAATTACGG GGGCCAGATGAGATGCGTAAAATCCCAGTTCCAGCTCACAGATACACCCCATTGAAGGAAAACTGGCTAAAAATTTTCACTCCGATTGTAGAAAATCTACAACTTCAAGTCAGATTCAACCTCAAAACTAGAAATGTTGAAATCAAA ACATGCAAAGAAACACAGGACATCAGCTCTCTCACTAAGGCAACAGATTTTGTCAGAGCGTTTGTTCTAGGATTCCAGGTTGAA gACGCCCTGGCTCTCATCAGATTAGATGAGCTGTTCCTTGAAAGCTTTGATATCACAGACG TGAAACCTCTGAAGGGAGACCACTTATCCAGAGCTATTGGAAGAATAGCAGGCAAAGGGGGGAAAACTAAATTCACCATCGAAAATGTCACAAAGACCCGCATTGTGCTTGCAGAAAC AAAAGTTCACATACTGGGGTCTTTCCAGAACATTAAAATGGCCCGGACAGCAATATGTAACTTAATCTTAG GAAGTCCACCTTCAAAGGTCTATGGTAATATCCGAGTGGTAGCTAGCAGGAGCGCAGAGAGGTTCTGA
- the dnaaf10 gene encoding dynein axonemal assembly factor 10 — MSAPLSKPQIIAHIQKSLNYTVFDCKWIPSSAKFVCLGNFPRGTGVIQIYEVQHGDAQLIREVEKPKPIKCGTFGATSLQQRHIATGDFDGNLNIWNLEMPDIPVYNVKAHKEIVNSIDGVGGLGIGDGAPEIVTGSRDGTVKVWDPRQKDSPVANMEPMEGETKRDCWTVAFGHAFNDQDRCVCAGYDNGDIKLFDLRNMSLRWETNIKNGVCCVEFDRKDINMNKLVATSLEGKFHVFDMRTQHPTKGFASVSEKAHKSTVWQVRHLPQNRDIFMTAGGAGNLHLWKYEYPAQRNKKDVDGVDVGVAGSVSLLQNVTLSTQPIASLDWSPDKQGLCVCSGFDQSVRVLITTKLNVL; from the exons ATGTCAGCTCCACTATCAAAGCCTCAGATTATTGCGCATATTCAAAAGAGTTTAAACTACACGGTTTTTGATTGTAAGTGGATTCCGTCCAGCGCAAAGTTTGTCTGCCTGGGCAACTTTCCTAGAGGAACCGGAGTCATACAAATATACGAAGTGCAGCATGGAGACGCTCAGCTTATCAGAGAG gTAGAAAAGCCCAAACCTATAAAATGTGGGACATTTGGGGCCACCTCACTTCAACAAAGACACATAGCAACTGGGGATTTTGATGGAAATCTCAAtatatg GAATCTGGAGATGCCTGATATCCCAGTGTACAACGTAAAGGCCCACAAGGAGATAGTGAACAGTATTGATGGTGTAGGCGGCCTGGGGATTGGCGATGGTGCACCCGAGATAGTCACTGGTAGCAGAGACG GGACAGTAAAGGTGTGGGATCCTAGACAGAAGGACTCACCTGTAGCCAACATGGAACCTATGGAAGGAGAAACCAAGAGGGATTGCTGGACTGTTGCATTTG GTCATGCCTTCAATGATCAGgaccgctgtgtgtgtgctggttatGACAATGGCGACATCAAACTGTTTGACCTGCGGAACATGTCTCTACGGTGGGAAACCAACATTAAAAATGGG GTATGCTGTGTGGAGTTTGACAGGAAAGACATAAACATGAACAAACTAGTGGCGACATCCCTGGAAGGAAAATTCCACGTCTTTGACATGAGGACCCAGCACCCTACCAAAGGCTTCGCCTCTGTTTCCGAAAAG GCTCATAAGTCAACCGTCTGGCAGGTAAGACATCTGCCTCAAAATAGAGACATCTTTATgactgcaggaggagcaggcaaCCTACATCTGTGGAAATA TGAGTATCCTGCTCAGCGAAACAAGAAAGATGTTGACGGCGTGGATGTTGGTGTAGCGGGCTCCGTCAGTCTCTTACAGAATGTCACTCTGTCCACTCAGCCAATTGCCAGTCTGGACTGGAGCCCTGACAAgcagggcctgtgtgtgtgttcaggttttgACCAGTCGGTCCGTGTACTCATCACCACCAAACTCAATGTGCTGTGA
- the c1d gene encoding nuclear nucleic acid-binding protein C1D has translation MAAESNTEDYPHEIDEQLKSFDSSVNAVKTMIEKLMAMSRNDLVQKLDPLDQAKLELMSAYTLNSLFWMYLVTQGVNPREHGIKQELERIRKYMNRVKEITDKKKAARLDKGAAARFVRNALYEPDDKDSRKQTASKKAADTPSESPHTKRPKQS, from the exons ATGGCAGCAGAAAGCAACACGGAGGACTACCCTCACGAGATAGACGAACAGCTAAAATCCTTTGACTCCTCAGTTAACGCAGTCAAAACCATGATAGAGAAGCTGATGGCAATGTCCAGGAATGATCTGGTGCAAAAG CTGGATCCTCTTGATCAAGCGAAGTTGGAACTGATGTCTGCCTACACACTTAATTCATTATTCTGGA TGTACTTGGTAACTCAAGGAGTAAATCCCAGAGAACATGGAATCAAACAAGAACTG GAGCGAATTAGAAAATATATGAACAGAGTGAAAGAGATCACTGACAAGAAGAAAGCTGCCCGTTTGGATAAGGGAGCTGCTGCACGCTTTGTCAGAAATGCTCTATATGAACCGGATGACAAAGATTCTAGAAAACAGACAGCATCCaagaaagcagcagacacacccTCTGAATCCCCACATACAAAGCGTCCAAAGCAGAGCTGA